A single window of Cydia fagiglandana chromosome 25, ilCydFagi1.1, whole genome shotgun sequence DNA harbors:
- the LOC134676807 gene encoding uncharacterized protein LOC134676807 translates to MAYSYILFAFLLVFCLQHVYSQAIYPNPCGPSQVSVTKTCIQNPVTVNPPCQQVVAPCQQVAPCQPVVATCQQVVPPCQPVCQCQPVCQTSYPAVNVATPCDLGCVASYGIPSTTIVQDDSIANNLANALQLLIVSNLLGNTLPTNDLLLGAPLLGQPGLLGQPALLGQPALLGQPVLPGLLGCGCGLGCGCGLGCGCGCGGCCIF, encoded by the exons ATGGCGTACAGCTACATTTTATTTGCATTTCTTCTGGTGTTTTGCTTACAG CATGTCTACTCTCAAGCCATCTACCCCAACCCTTGCGGGCCGTCACAGGTCTCCGTGACCAAAACTTGCATCCAGAACCCAGTGACGGTCAACCCGCCGTGCCAACAAGTGGTCGCCCCGTGCCAACAAGTCGCGCCGTGCCAGCCAGTAGTCGCGACGTGCCAGCAAGTCGTCCCACCGTGCCAGCCTGTATGCCAGTGCCAGCCCGTGTGCCAGACTAGCTATCCAGCGGTTAATGTTGCCACGCCTTGTGATTTGGGTTGTGTAGCTTCGTATGGTATACCGTCTACGACTATTGTTCAG GATGACTCCATAGCCAATAACCTAGCCAACGCCCTCCAACTCCTGATCGTTAGCAACCTCCTGGGTAACACTCTACCCACTAACGATCTGCTGCTGGGTGCGCCCTTACTTGGGCAACCAGGGTTACTGGGACAACCGGCGTTACTGGGGCAACCGGCGTTACTTGGGCAACCAGTTCTGCCCGGGTTACTGGGTTGTGGGTGCGGCTTAGGTTGCGGTTGCGGCTTAGGGTGTGGTTGTGGTTGTGGTGGTTGCTgtatattttaa
- the LOC134676808 gene encoding putative uncharacterized protein DDB_G0277255 gives MGVPLNTLTTFFVCQILLFGPIGGLPFASISAIPSLTSSESPSNGDTTPHIILVNNENIIPTSVSTSSPQHFQLFIGLPLGSENNFLPIDVNEKDQTVIADAWTINIPASINIQPNVILQNPVSEPTSSLNDVTLDATSLTSPSTTNSVSTIIPKINLDSVSDGLKRDMRDTICVSSEEQCSSNNFPSTPFSSFPSSSQLKPTFPCINMPCARCDLEDSSNLSNSVECDCSLSNPARSSSLFTSLSPTPNTVAIDASNNIDPYLNNLKNYVNSRQGVQCFSNEIQSQPNVESNISPSDMIRLNNNLMRAKALQNKILTSQSIVNNDGNCENLINPNIVAEYQNVLRIRNDVIPQMLSENVAVKSIAQCNDDNKGCPQIGTVSAQNNIMPYFQNNNVVNDICKPVSNLDIARMIKDNMNGNNNNNQGCPQLTSIPIYNKESLLNKQALSSSSNCDDCSQNQNNNIGLGQVINQNNQGCPQLLNIAQNNLYQKNNNGANINVDNSQICNCDNEWIQNNNCNCVQMFTPNDNLAQALQKINIEKSKRAQAPAASINILPFGETLLDGQPIGNNFISLNTLSCPSQLPTCSCSGPSKSNKLTIQDVSVPISITPSNPIAFSSSVPSSTNVMLAPSVNSVNTISPMITNLAPSVPNIAITNSQCPQSFVQPLVFNQDSLCNNNIQSLNPIITPTFIPIQSLPQVQFINNIPSSTISVIPSFADNCNSLISNSPSVSLSLADTSVVSG, from the exons ATGGGGGTGCCCCTAAACACATTAACCACCTTTTTCGTATGTCAG ATACTTCTATTCGGTCCCATCGGCGGATTACCATTTGCAAGTATATCAGCCATACCATCGTTGACATCATCGGAATCACCATCGAATGGCGACACAACACCACATATAATCTTAGTCAATAATGAAAACATCATCCCAACTTCAGTCAGCACCTCATCACCCCAACACTTCCAGCTTTTTATCGGTTTACCCCTTGGAAGTGAAAATAATTTCCTACCAATTGATGTTAACGAAAAAGATCAAACTGTTATAGCAGATGCATGGACCATCAATATACCAGCATCAATAAATATTCAACCAAAtgttattttacaaaatccAGTTTCGGAACCTACAAGTTCACTTAATGATGTAACTTTAGACGCAACATCACTAACATCTCCCTCTACTACTAATTCGGTTTCAACAATAATCCCTAAAATTAATTTAGATTCAGTTTCAGATGGTTTGAAAAGAGACATGCGTGACACTATATGTGTATCATCTGAAGAGCAATGTTCATCAAATAATTTTCCTTCAACTCCCTTTTCCAGTTTTCCGTCATCATCTCAGCTTAAACCGACCTTTCCTTGTATAAATATGCCATGTGCCAGGTGTGATTTAGAAGATTCAAGTAATTTATCAAACAGCGTAGAATGTGATTGTTCATTATCTAATCCTGCTAGAAGTTCATCATTATTTACAAGCCTCAGTCCAACTCCTAATACTGTAGCAATTGATGCTTCTAATAATATAGAtccttatttaaataatttaaaaaactatGTAAATTCTAGACAAGGTGTTCAGTGTTTCTCAAATGAAATACAAAGTCAACCAAACGTGGAGTCAAACATCTCTCCTTCTGACATGATTCGGctgaataataatttaatgagaGCTAAagctttacaaaataaaatcttGACGTCTCAGTCTATTGTAAATAATGATGGTAATTGTGAAAATTTAATAAATCCAAATATTGTGGCAGAATATCAAAATGTATTAAGAATTCGAAATGATGTAATACCTCAAATGCTATCTGAAAATGTTGCTGTTAAATCTATTGCACAATGCAATGACGACAACAAAGGATGTCCTCAAATAGGAACAGTTTCCGCTCAGAATAATATCATGccttattttcaaaataataacGTGGTAAATGACATATGTAAGCCTGTAAGCAATTTGGATATCGCAAGAATGATCAAAGACAATATGAAtggtaataacaataataaccaAGGCTGTCCTCAGTTAACATCAATTCCGATATACAATAAAGAATCTCTGCTTAATAAACAGGCACTATCTTCATCAAGTAATTGCGACGATTGTTCTCAGAACCAAAATAACAATATCGGTCTTGGTCAAgtaataaatcaaaataatcAAGGGTGTCCTCAGTTGCTTAACATAGCACAAAATAATTTGTATCAAAAGAATAATAATGGAGCTAATATAAATGTTGATAACAGCCAAATTTGCAATTGCGACAATGAATGGATCCAGAATAATAACTGTAATTGCGTTCAAATGTTTACACCAAATGATAACTTAGCTCAAGCATTACAAAagataaatattgaaaaatcgAAACGAGCACAGGCTCCTGCTGCTTCCATAAACATTCTGCCATTTGGTGAAACATTACTTGACGGTCAACCAATAGGTAATAATTTTATCTCCCTAAATACTCTTTCATGCCCCTCACAACTTCCTACTTGTTCATGCTCTGGTCCAAGTAAATCAAATAAACTGACAATCCAGGATGTGTCAGTGCCTATCTCTATTACACCATCCAACCCAATTGCATTTTCTTCTTCAGTACCAAGTTCAACAAATGTTATGCTAGCTCCATCAGTAAATTCAGTTAACACTATTTCTCCTATGATAACGAATTTAGCGCCATCTGTACCGAATATTGCAATAACAAACTCACAATGTCCTCAATCATTTGTTCAACCTCTTGTATTTAATCAAGAttcattatgtaacaacaataTTCAGTCCCTTAATCCTATAATTACACCTACGTTTATCCCAATACAATCACTACCTCAAGTTCAATTTATTAACAACATACCGTCTTCGACAATAAGTGTTATACCCTCATTTGCTGACAATTGTAATTCTCTTATTTCTAATTCACCTTCCGTTTCCTTATCATTAGCTGACACTA GCGTCGTCAgtggttaa
- the LOC134676809 gene encoding uncharacterized protein LOC134676809: protein CPTQTCPTQTCPSQTCPTSRPPCQTCQNPYRNVYSQPTNKCPCNKQVTAQNPVANIINQDALTQLIMRRLLSTPQPQTQANPAPACNYCEAQKPPPNIINNYIIIPPEYFKANETKVDKEESDTRTRKSERRRKQSRRRNPENLTCPCEEEENKSKIIREKQETSCLCDKDSSMVGGAEEKNGKIEDAPSLKTRTVSDKVLPENAPSSKNTKTSQNKVVNNYHEVPEDTELTDNNHVDTKKIRKGNRERKMSLEDAIIKDFCKKHPTVPEEIARSLLKKLKHQIDKKENPYYSPYPIAPYVYDHYDPELFYPRSYNYPRSYSDVVETDRRSRKRKQHRSGRRNKKQREEVKENTDKCDKESENLVEKNPTVINIETETITTEKITASTEKVKENLIVNSSETQMETPDDLLDQLDQMKAKFAKLNEIETTTVSYNKRIEQYPELGKEDKVPTVYNNGVDDYYPDFRGDNIPLYSSDEECESKEDIYDKNEGFDSKRYVNNKKSINNFRKDETSTEYPVSVSTESYDSYEETKDGSDEIRFIIPPHLELPDFETKQINKFENNDFVADDINTYSDPTIKQEIELKPAKVFSKDKSGRTNIETVYGHSRVIKYGHDAESAASEPVITYYLPEDAMTEDRIQLPDGEGIVVVAKSIRDLEDWEI, encoded by the coding sequence TGTCCAACACAAACATGTCCAACCCAAACATGTCCGTCACAAACATGTCCAACGTCCCGACCCCCGTGTCAGACCTGTCAGAACCCCTACCGAAACGTCTACAGTCAACCAACCAATAAATGCCCTTGTAACAAACAAGTTACAGCTCAAAATCCTGTGGCAAATATAATTAATCAAGATGCTTTAACTCAACTCATTATGAGAAGACTTCTAAGTACACCTCAACCTCAAACACAAGCAAATCCTGCTCCGGCATGTAACTATTGTGAAGCACAAAAACCTCCACCGAATATTATTAATAACTATATTATAATACCTCCTGAATATTTTAAAGCAAATGAAACTAAGGTGGATAAAGAAGAGTCAGATACAAGAACGAGAAAAAGTGAAAGAAGGAGAAAACAAAGTAGACGAAGGAATCCAGAAAATCTCACGTGTCCTTGTGAAGAGgaagaaaataaaagtaaaatcatTCGAGAAAAACAAGAAACATCTTGTCTGTGTGACAAAGATTCTTCTATGGTTGGTGGGGCTGAAGAAAAAAACGGTAAAATAGAAGATGCTCCTTCATTGAAGACTAGAACAGTTAGTGATAAAGTACTACCGGAAAATGCTCCTAGTTCAAAAAATACGAAAACATCACAAAATAAAGTAGTAAATAATTACCACGAAGTCCCCGAAGATACAGAACTCACTGACAATAATCACGTGGACACTAAAAAGATAAGAAAAGGGAACCGAGAGAGAAAAATGAGTTTAGAAGATGCAATAATTAAAGACTTTTGTAAAAAACATCCTACTGTACCAGAAGAAATTGCTAGAAGTTTACTGAAGAAATTGAAACATCAGATAGATAAAAAGGAAAACCCATATTACAGTCCATATCCAATAGCACCTTATGTTTATGATCATTACGACCCTGAACTGTTTTACCCAAGAAGTTACAATTACCCGAGGTCTTACAGCGATGTAGTTGAAACTGATAGAAGATCTAGAAAACGAAAGCAACATCGCTCAGGGAGACGAAATAAGAAACAAAGGGAAGAAGTAAAAGAAAATACAGATAAATGTGATAAAGAATCTGAAAATCTAGTGGAGAAAAATCCAACAGTAATCAATATAGAAACGGAAACAATCACTACAGAGAAAATTACAGCTAGTACAGAAAAGGTAAAGGAAAATTTAATTGTTAATAGCTCCGAAACCCAAATGGAAACCCCTGATGATTTACTCGATCAATTGGATCAAATGAAAGCTAAATTTGCTAAGCTTAATGAAATAGAAACTACGACTGTTAGTTATAATAAACGTATCGAACAATACCCAGAATTAGGGAAAGAGGataaagtacctactgtttataaTAATGGAGTAGATGACTACTACCCCGACTTCAGAGGCGATAATATACCATTATATTCGAGTGATGAAGAATGTGAAAGCAAAGAAGACATTTATGACAAAAATGAAGGATTTGATTCAAAAAGGTacgtaaacaataaaaaatctatAAATAACTTCCGTAAAGACGAAACAAGTACCGAATACCCTGTTTCAGTCTCAACAGAATCTTACGATAGTTACGAAGAGACAAAAGACGGAAGCGATGAAATACGATTCATAATTCCTCCTCATTTAGAACTGCCTGATTTTGAAACTAAACAAATTAACAAATTTGAAAATAATGACTTTGTTGCAGATGATATAAACACATACTCTGATCCTACaattaaacaagaaattgaaTTGAAGCCTGCAAAAGTGTTTTCTAAAGATAAATCGGGTAGGACTAATATAGAGACAGTGTATGGACATTCTAGAGTGATTAAATATGGACATGATGCAGAATCAGCTGCATCGGAACCCgttattacatattatttgcCCGAAGACGCGATGACAGAGGATCGTATTCAATTACCAGATGGAGAAGGCATTGTTGTTGTTGCGAAATCCATACGAGATCTTGAAGATTGGGAAATATAG